aataagaTAATAGAATAATGGGacactgaaatttattattaaaaagaaaagagacaTTTTTTCGCTTTATTATTAGATATATCTAATAATGAGGAATAGGAAGGAAGGTTAATTGCTCAGAATTCTAACATGGCTGTCGAGAGATATTTCTAGACGGCTACGGTTCTAGTCGGGCAAAATCTTCACCGCTTCGAAACGTTGTCATATTTCCAAGCTATCCCTTGTCACATGCCAAGTTAGCCAGCTCATGCTAGCTTGAACTATGACTTGAAAAAATTTCGatgaaaaatgtttcatgtttggtctgcagaaatagtttttattgtttcttattgataaaaatatgcattttcccGTTTTCCTaatattgcttcatttttctaaatgcaGCTATTGAACAAATTAACTGTGGccgtaatggaaaaatttgttTGGATTTGGAAAAAACCGGTGTTAAtcgaaattttctgaagaaagaaatCGGTAAATATTTGtgttcttaaagaattttatgattttaaataattataatttaatctacTGATTGAATAGTTAACAATATAGTGTATTTTTTCGCACAATCTATTTTGTTTACcaatttaaaaacatcatttctTATTACTATGGTTGTGATATTTGACAGGTATTAATACGCATTTACATTTATGGATAATTATTCGGAAACTAAAtgtggatttcattaaaaaactttaattatttattcgatGCTTATGTGTTTTCTTGGATAGTTTagattgcctttttttttatttaattatgatttttatagtCTGTGCGATTGGTTGATATGACTGAactataattacttttttgtatgtattaataataaatatatgttatactATATTGATCTTTAATTATTTGAggatttcaaaaagataaaaatacgaTGTCCATATTGACAGTTTATTAATTTGAATGGAATGCCTACCATACTAATTTAAATGcttctttacattatttaattacctTGTCGCCACTTTATTCTGCTTACCAAGAAATTAGCTGtgatacattttttcaattattattgtttcaCTCAGTTTGAAGCAATAGGCTTTTTTACAGAGGCTAGTTCTTCAAAATTACATCTTTTGCTAAACCAtcttttaagacattttattttattaagccaAAATATATTGGAGAAAAAATTTCTGTTCCTAGTGCTGTATTCTAACAATAAGAATGGATGgactttttctaaaatgttaaataattacgAAATGCAGAATGTCTCAATTTACAAACTTCTTGAATAGGTACTCATTTAGCTGTAtgggatgtgcgaggatagaacctgagaccttgtggttaacagtccagtaacttaacaattataccaaaatgATCGTTCgagtagaagagttgttaactggctattatatgctattcaccacactctTAAGATGTCTTGCAATCTCATAATAACCCTGagttagaaacaaaatatatttataaatcactataaaaatatatatataaaagtacaaaagTGTAAGTGAAGTGTTGAATGGCAACTCCTGTCTGTAATGCTGATCATGCATTTTCAAGGGCATAAAAGTTTGAATATTCTCAAATATTCTTGACATCTATTATGAAACGTGCAATAGAATCCTCAGTGTGACCAAGGAGGATATGTAGACATGTGATATGATGCATCCttgaaaaaatcaaaacataataaatttggTAATTGCACAGGCCATTTTATTGGATTACCATAGCCATTCCATTTGCTTCATATTCTTGCAGATTGCTATTTTGCTATCATTCCATTTGTTTGTGAAGTATAGCTTCTAAGTGAGTGTGTTTCAAACACTTATACTTCTGTAAAGCCATTTTGAACTTCAgaaatgtgtttcaaattttcacTGTCATGTAATTCAGAGTCATCTTAGGGTACCTTTATTCTCTTAGAAATTTGTAAGCCTTAAATTGTACACCTTGTTGCTTCAGTAATTAAATACTGGCATGATATAtcaaaaactgttttcttttctctaatatcaaatttaaaaaaaaacacaaaacattattaatgtggtgtaaatttctgaatattttataattgttttatattgtttctagcaataagcatttatatttttgaatcttatgcTAAAGTTATTATAGTAGACAACTTATTTTATTCCTGTTTTGTTTTGCATGGActataattttgttgtttttgataaattcacaaaatctattttaaagccagtaaatttctataattccaataaaagtaaaatacgagttaaattattaaattaaaattccaatggcctagtataaaatatgttttttaaatgagttttatgAGAGTCTTAATTTTTGTAACATCCTTCATCCTAATAATACTGAATGTGTGCGTATATAAAGTGAAATGAGTGTTCTGATATtgtctataataatatttaaatctttctataataatattttcttttctctctggctaaatttctatttttcaatgtaatttcaGTCTGCATacaaaaataatcactttttacCTGTACCTGTCcgcattaataatttttcctctttacAAAACTGgtagtatatataatttcttgcAAAATGCTACCTTATCATCAGGAATAAGAAGTACCAAAAGAATACATTAGAGTCCTgatgttgacatttttttgttgttttggcCCTTTTTTAGATTTGGGACCAGAGGAGATTGTAAATAAGGGTAGTGATTGAAATGTATGCTGTTGTTTGTTCTCTATCGAATGTACAACACACAAACTAAAAATTACCAAATCTTAGAATATCAATTCTTTGTAATTTCCTCCTTTTTCTACTGTTCCTTTTCCATTTACTTTTACAACCCAATTTATCACCTCAAATAGACATGGATATGATGTTTGCCTTTGAGCTTTTTTCTGGGAATCATTATTGTATGGTAATATATATCAGACCTTcaattgtatgtatatatatatatatgtgtgtatatattcAAAGCAAACAATAGATAACTTTCCTTCTTTCATGAACTGCACAgaactattattaaaaaccatCATGGATAAAGAAAAGTTAGTTCCAATTAATGATGCtaacaatggaaaaaatgaaaaaaaaaaaaaaaaaaaaagagaagagaggaaaaaatttattcttttgatgaTGTGTATAAtgctgatgaaatttttttttcttctatcagCTGATGCCGGATAATGCAATGTTCTTTAAGAAGAAAACTGCAAAGATAGAAATTGAGCAGAGGCTGACAATCTTGCTGTCTTCGAACAGTACTAGAATCAATAAATCGAAGCCATTAATCATTGGGAAATATGCAAAGTCAATTTACTTTAAgaatgtcaaaattttactaaattgacTACAAGGCAAATAAGAAAGGttgtataatagaaaaaaaaatcttcaacatCAAGCGACATGATTTTGATAAagtgatgaaaaagaaaatgttgctcTCATGGTTGACATACATACTTCATAACTCTCCCtgagatttgaaaaatataaaagtttttattttccacAAAGCTACACACCAATCCAGCAGTTGTAAGATTTAGGCATCTTTAAGTGTTTCAAGGCATACTCTCCAAAAAAGATTAGTTCAGAATGTTGTCTACAGTCTGTATTAGAAGCTGTCTGATCTATATGcgttgtaaaaaaaatgcatgttttggAGTCTTTTGAAGTGAAGCTGGAATTTTGTGACAGCATCTACGATCCAAAATTATTGGATAAAAGCTTTATTCTTTGATGGAACAtgaatattgtcttttttttattgctgaaaaataaaaacatgtagaTAAATTATACATGATTGTTTGGGCTTTCCAAAATTCAAACATGTTCACCATTCagctatgaaaattttaaaaaattagtgcaATCCTGacattcaacaatatattttaacagaattccAGGtgatttaattatgtaataaaatttacgTTTCACATAAGAGTGTTTGTTTTCTCAATTAAATAATCAGCATTTTGTTGCAAAAGTACTAATTGTTCCCACTTATATTTGGGCAGATTAGAGGGAATTTCATTTGTggaatcaatttttcattcacttcttgatgtaaaattttggaattttgtatacTTGTGGCATCAAtgtctgtaaattaattttatatttacagaatGTAATTATTAAGCAACtgactgatttaattaaattttgatttgtatgaCTGATGCTACTAggtgatgaataaaaaaatggaaccatgttttttttaatatgaaataataaatcagagtttaaaaatagaaaaaaaaataaaataaaaaggtataatttttagaatatttataaatgcatttttctacaacttttaaattaaatttatttatggacgaaatgaaaattctttctcttttcaattgatgaataaaactgaaatgcattaaatgaaatttctagtatttctaaatttcttatttattctgaaatgatCAATgaccaattataaaataaaattgtaatttttgtttttttagattgaaatttgttattttgtatttattttttcaagatattaCTATCTTGAAATCAATTCAATCAGATTCTTTTTAAGttcatatttagttaaataagtCAGTTCATTATGTTAGTAAAAATTGAAGAAGATGAATTcattgttttagtaattttttattttcagttgtgTGGttgtatgttatatttattaagaaaatgaacatgacctataaataaagaaaatttaattgcaaatgcaaagttgaattttaatatataaaaatagagatTTGCTTACAGAATTGTAACTAATGGTGCAAATTTTTCCAAAACACATAGACTTCGggaaaaaacgattttaaataaatgtaagctTATGTTATCactagttgaaaataaaatttactgtagCAGTCTGTCACATCTTCTGTACTACATTTCCttctttatcttattaattttggTACTTGCATGTTAATTGCATGCCAGCAATAATCACTCCCAAAAATTTCCAAAAGTTGCACACTAATAGGTTTTTTTTCATTGGTCTAATTTGATTATGTTTCCCAATGACATGTGGTTAATACGTAAGTACTTGAATTTCTACCTTATTACCCTGATATTAACTTCTGTTTATGTCAGAGAAATTaacttcagaattatttaattgaactgaATTATTTAACTACAACTTGACATGCTTTTCTGACATTTTTGATTGAAGtatttcatatatcttttttcttttctttttcttttttcagatttccaataaatattatgactctgcttttataaatttttgctgcCTTTAAACAGTATTTGGTTATATTATTTTTGGATTCCTGCTTTATTTTGACAAAGAAAATGAGTGGAGGTGTTTATGGTGGAGATGAAGTTGGAGCTTTGGTATTTGATTTTGGGCATTATTCTATACGTGCTGGATATGCCGGTGAGGATACACCTAAAGCAGATATACCTTCTATGATTGGTGTTATTGAAGAAAATGTTTCTGATGCAATGGAAATGAATGGAAACAGTACATCCAATGAATCATCCAcacaaaagaaatattacattgaTACAACAAGCATTCATGTACCTCGTAAAGGTATGGAATTGTGCTCTTTTTTGAAAGATGGCATGATAGAAGATTgggatttatttgaaaaagttctGGATTATGTTTATAGCAAACATATAAAGTCAGAGCCACACTTGCACCCTGTTTTAATGTCGGAGACCTCGTGGAATGCCCGTCCAAAGCGAGAGAAGTTGACAGAAATAATGTTTGAGAAGTACAACATTCCTGCTTTCTTCTTGAGCAAGAATGCTGTGCTTGCTGCTTTTGCCAATGGACGATCCACAGGAATAGTTGTTGATTCTGGAGCTAGTCAAACATCAGCAGTTCCAGTTCATGATGGGTATGTTTTAGCTCAGGCCATTGTCAAATCACCTCTTGCTGGTGATTTTATCTCAATGCAATGTAAGCAGCATTTGGAAGAGAATAATGTTGAAATCATTCCTCCTTACTTAATAGCTTCTAAAGAAGGAGTCAAGGAAAATGATCCACCAAAATGGGTTAAAAAAACCAATATCCCAGAAGTTACAAAGTCCTGGCACAATTACATGGTTAAACAGGTTCTTCAGGATTTCCAGTGCTCTGTGCTACAAGTCTATGAAACCCAATATGAAAAGGAAGTTGTGGAGAATTTGCCAACAGTACATCATGAATTTCCAAATGGTTATAACCAAGATTTTGGACCAGAAAGATTTCAAATTCCTGAAGCACTTTTTGACCCAACCAATATCAAAGGCATTACAGGGACAACAATGGGAGCTGCTCAAGTTGTTACTACCAGTGTTGGAATGTGTGACATTGACGTTCGACCAAGTTTATATGGAGGGGTCATTGTGACTGGAGGAAACACTCTCATTCAAGGATTTACTGAGCGATTAAATCGTGACCTATCTGCAAAAACTCCTCCGAGCATGAGACTGAAGGTTATAAGTTCCAATAATGCAGCAGAACGTAGATTTGGGTCTTGGATAGGAGGATCAATTTTGGCTTCTCTTGGAACCTTTCAGCAAATGTGGATTACAAAGCAAGAATATGATGAAGGTGGCAAAACTCAAGTAGAAAGGAAATGTCCTTGACATTCACCTTTTGGTGAAGGTTGATTAATCATTGGATGATTAATCAACCTGTGTAAGTTTAAATCCAGtggttttatattcttttaagaatgcTATTAACATTGgatttaaatctacaattttgcATTTAGTTTTATGAAGAACTTTCCCATTATAtacatgtatcattttttattacaattatatgcattttttactttctcagatTTCTCTATTAGTAAGTCACAAATCACATTTGGCTTTGTTTGTgttcataactaaaaaaaagaatgaattttaattaaaaataaaaacatagtttt
Above is a genomic segment from Argiope bruennichi chromosome 1, qqArgBrue1.1, whole genome shotgun sequence containing:
- the LOC129981099 gene encoding actin-like protein 6B, which encodes MSGGVYGGDEVGALVFDFGHYSIRAGYAGEDTPKADIPSMIGVIEENVSDAMEMNGNSTSNESSTQKKYYIDTTSIHVPRKGMELCSFLKDGMIEDWDLFEKVLDYVYSKHIKSEPHLHPVLMSETSWNARPKREKLTEIMFEKYNIPAFFLSKNAVLAAFANGRSTGIVVDSGASQTSAVPVHDGYVLAQAIVKSPLAGDFISMQCKQHLEENNVEIIPPYLIASKEGVKENDPPKWVKKTNIPEVTKSWHNYMVKQVLQDFQCSVLQVYETQYEKEVVENLPTVHHEFPNGYNQDFGPERFQIPEALFDPTNIKGITGTTMGAAQVVTTSVGMCDIDVRPSLYGGVIVTGGNTLIQGFTERLNRDLSAKTPPSMRLKVISSNNAAERRFGSWIGGSILASLGTFQQMWITKQEYDEGGKTQVERKCP